A window from Festucalex cinctus isolate MCC-2025b chromosome 12, RoL_Fcin_1.0, whole genome shotgun sequence encodes these proteins:
- the fbln5 gene encoding fibulin-5, which translates to MKNTLGDIRGFALCARMVAAFLFILLCIQSAYSQTCTDGFRYDRRSRQCVDIDECRTLPDPCRGDMRCVNQNGGYLCLPRGLYSQPYGADPPTVPQAQPEPAYQGRGVGGGGGGGGTSAGTSASQPDSYVPALPRSPEPSYPQVSYPVPCILGYTLADDGTCNDIDECETNSHHCNPTQVCINTAGGYTCSCTEGFWLIGGQCQDIDECRYGYCQQLCANVPGSYSCSCNTGFVLNPDNRSCQDVDECADEPCSHGCFNNHGSFMCNCDEGFELAADGTSCNDVDECSFSEFLCQHRCVNTPGSFNCICPPGYYVFEDGRSCEDINECESGNNTCTTDRVCFNFQGGHTCLAPLQCPPPYVEVGDNQCMCTTGNPACRDQPFTILYRHMDMSSGRSVPADIFQMQATTRYPGAFYIFQIKSGNEGQEFYMRQTSNMSATLVLSRPIKGPREVVLDLEMVTVNNVINFRGSSIIRLSIFVSEHPF; encoded by the exons ACGTGCACAGACGGCTTCAGATACGACCGCAGGTCACGACAGTGCGTAG ACATAGACGAGTGTCGGACCCTTCCGGACCCGTGCAGGGGCGACATGCGTTGCGTCAACCAGAACGGGGGCTACCTGTGCCTGCCCCGCGGCCTCTACAGCCAACCCTATGGGGCCGACCCCCCGACGGTGCCGCAGGCGCAGCCCGAGCCGGCCTATCAGGGCCGCGGggtgggcggcggcggcggtggcggcggcacATCTGCCGGCACGTCTGCCAGCCAGCCGGACAGCTACGTGCCGGCTCTCCCGAGGTCACCTGAACCAAGCTACCCGCAGGTGAGCTACCCGGTGCCGTGCATCCTCGGGTACACGCTGGCGGACGACGGAACCTGCAACG ACATTGACGAATGTGAGACCAACTCCCACCACTGCAACCCCACCCAGGTGTGCATCAACACGGCGGGTGGCTACACCTGCTCCTGCACCGAAGGCTTCTGGCTCATCGGGGGCCAGTGTCAAG ATATCGACGAGTGTCGCTATGGTTACTGCCAGCAGCTGTGCGCCAACGTGCCGGGCTCGTATTCCTGTTCGTGTAACACAGGCTTTGTACTCAACCCGGACAACCGCAGCTGCCAAG aTGTGGACGAGTGCGCGGACGAGCCGTGCAGTCACGGCTGCTTCAACAACCACGGCTCCTTTATGTGCAACTGCGACGAAGGGTTCGAACTGGCGGCCGATGGAACCTCATGCAATG ACGTGGACGAGTGCAGCTTCTCCGAGTTCCTGTGTCAGCACCGATGCGTGAACACTCCGGGCTCCTTCAACTGCATCTGCCCGCCCGGCTATTACGTCTTCGAGGACGGGCGCAGCTGCGAag ATATCAATGAGTGTGAGAGTGGTAACAACACCTGTACAACAGACCGAGTCTGTTTCAATTTCCAGGGAGGCCACACATGCCTGGCTCCTTTACAGTGTCCGCCTCCTTACGTTGAAGTGGGCGACAA TCAGTGCATGTGCACCACGGGCAACCCCGCGTGCAGGGATCAGCCCTTCACCATCCTGTACCGACACATGGACATGTCGTCCGGGCGCAGCGTCCCCGCCGACATCTTCCAGATGCAGGCCACGACGCGCTACCCGGGCGCCTTTTACATTTTCCAGATCAAGTCGGGCAACGAGGGGCAAGAGTTCTACATGAGG CAAACTAGCAACATGAGTGCCACACTTGTGCTGTCACGGCCCATCAAGGGTCCCAGAGAGGTGGTCCTGGACCTGGAGATGGTGACGGTCAACAACGTCATCAACTTCCGCGGCAGCTCAATCATCCGGCTGTCCATCTTTGTGTCGGAGCACCCCTTCTGA